A window of Thermococcus aggregans contains these coding sequences:
- the tdh gene encoding L-threonine 3-dehydrogenase, translated as MSEKMTAIMKTKPAYGAELVEVDVPKPKEGEVLIKVLATSICGSDLHIYEWNEWAQSRIKPPQIMGHEVAGEVIEVGKGVKDVQIGDYVSAETHIVCGKCYQCRTGNYHVCQNTKIFGVDTDGVFAEYAIVPAQNVWKNPKEIPPEYATLQEPLGNAVDTVLAGPISGKTVLITGAGPLGLLGITVAKASGASLVIVSEPSDFRRELAKKVGADVVINPMEEDVVKEVKDLTDGNGVDVFLEFSGAPKALEQGLKAITPGGRVSLLGLFPGEVTFDVNNLIIFKALEVHGITGRHLWQTWYTVSNLLRSGKLNLDPIITHKYKGFDKFEEAFELMRAGKTGKVVFFPNKR; from the coding sequence ATGAGCGAAAAAATGACAGCTATTATGAAAACTAAGCCGGCTTACGGTGCCGAGCTTGTTGAAGTTGATGTTCCAAAGCCAAAAGAAGGAGAAGTCCTCATTAAGGTTCTTGCAACCAGCATATGTGGGAGTGATCTTCACATATACGAGTGGAACGAATGGGCACAAAGCAGGATAAAGCCTCCCCAGATAATGGGGCATGAGGTCGCTGGAGAAGTTATAGAAGTTGGTAAGGGAGTAAAGGATGTTCAAATAGGCGACTACGTCTCTGCAGAAACTCATATAGTTTGTGGAAAATGCTACCAATGTAGAACTGGCAACTACCACGTTTGCCAGAACACCAAGATATTTGGAGTAGATACAGATGGGGTATTTGCGGAATATGCAATTGTTCCAGCCCAAAATGTGTGGAAAAATCCCAAGGAGATTCCTCCAGAATACGCGACTCTTCAGGAGCCTTTAGGCAATGCCGTTGATACAGTTCTAGCCGGGCCAATTTCTGGAAAAACTGTTCTCATAACAGGTGCCGGGCCATTAGGCCTTTTGGGCATAACGGTGGCTAAGGCAAGCGGGGCTTCTCTGGTAATAGTAAGCGAACCAAGTGATTTCAGAAGGGAATTAGCAAAAAAAGTAGGTGCTGACGTTGTTATAAACCCGATGGAGGAGGACGTTGTTAAAGAGGTCAAAGATCTAACGGATGGCAATGGAGTTGACGTTTTTCTTGAGTTTAGCGGTGCTCCAAAAGCTCTCGAACAAGGCTTGAAAGCAATCACTCCGGGAGGGAGAGTCAGCCTTCTCGGATTGTTCCCGGGGGAAGTAACTTTTGATGTTAACAACCTCATTATCTTTAAAGCGCTGGAAGTCCATGGAATCACCGGAAGGCATTTATGGCAGACATGGTATACAGTCTCCAACCTCCTTAGAAGCGGAAAGCTGAACTTAGATCCAATAATCACACACAAATACAAGGGATTCGATAAGTTCGAGGAAGCTTTTGAACTAATGCGTGCTGGAAAAACTGGCAAGGTTGTTTTCTTCCCCAACAAGCGCTGA
- the hmgA gene encoding hydroxymethylglutaryl-CoA reductase (NADPH) encodes MNLEELIEKVANGEIKLHQVEKYTGDKRLATEVRRKALEKKLGISLENIGHYSIDPEQVIGKNIENMIGVVQIPMGVAGPLKINGEYAKGEFYIPLATTEGALVASVNRGCSALTAAGGVKTTIIDDKMTRAPLLKCPDARRAREVAQWVEENLEYLQEKAVSKVTRHGKLRGVKPYIVGNNLYLRFEFETGDAMGMNMVTIASEEIMKIIEEHFSDVKYLALSGNLCVDKKPNAMNFINGRGKTVIAEAVVPREIVEKKLKTTPELIAEVNYRKNLVGSAQAGSYGFNAHFGNIVGAIFLATGQDEAQITEGSHGITLAEVTPEGDLYISITMPSLEIGTVGGGTRVPTQREALSIMGVAGGGDPPGTNAKKFAEIVAGAVLAGELSLLAAIAAKHLAKAHKELGR; translated from the coding sequence ATGAACTTGGAAGAACTTATCGAAAAAGTAGCCAATGGAGAGATTAAGCTCCATCAAGTAGAAAAGTACACAGGAGACAAAAGGCTTGCAACTGAGGTAAGAAGAAAGGCCCTCGAAAAGAAGTTGGGAATATCGCTCGAAAACATCGGGCATTACTCCATTGACCCTGAGCAGGTTATCGGAAAAAACATAGAAAACATGATTGGAGTCGTTCAGATACCCATGGGAGTAGCGGGGCCTTTAAAGATAAATGGGGAATACGCCAAGGGCGAATTTTACATCCCTCTAGCAACAACAGAGGGAGCGTTAGTTGCGAGTGTTAACAGAGGATGCTCAGCTTTAACAGCCGCAGGCGGTGTGAAAACAACCATAATAGATGACAAAATGACAAGGGCTCCTCTTTTGAAGTGCCCTGATGCAAGGAGGGCGAGAGAAGTCGCCCAATGGGTTGAGGAGAACCTTGAATACCTCCAAGAGAAAGCGGTTTCCAAAGTAACAAGGCACGGAAAACTTAGGGGAGTTAAACCCTACATCGTCGGCAACAACCTCTACCTGAGGTTTGAGTTTGAAACCGGAGATGCAATGGGCATGAACATGGTCACGATAGCGAGCGAAGAGATAATGAAGATAATAGAGGAGCACTTCTCGGATGTGAAGTACCTCGCCCTATCGGGCAACCTCTGTGTTGATAAGAAGCCCAACGCGATGAACTTCATCAACGGAAGAGGAAAAACCGTTATAGCTGAGGCTGTTGTTCCAAGGGAGATAGTCGAGAAGAAGCTTAAGACCACGCCAGAACTGATAGCAGAAGTAAACTATAGGAAAAACCTCGTTGGTTCAGCCCAGGCTGGAAGCTATGGCTTTAATGCACACTTTGGGAACATAGTTGGAGCTATATTCTTGGCAACAGGCCAGGATGAAGCCCAAATAACTGAAGGTTCTCATGGAATAACCCTTGCGGAAGTAACTCCCGAAGGGGATCTCTACATAAGCATAACAATGCCGAGCCTTGAAATTGGAACAGTTGGTGGGGGGACAAGGGTTCCTACGCAAAGGGAGGCATTGAGCATCATGGGTGTCGCTGGCGGAGGAGACCCACCTGGAACTAATGCAAAGAAGTTTGCAGAAATCGTTGCGGGTGCAGTATTGGCAGGAGAGCTCTCCTTATTGGCGGCAATAGCAGCAAAGCACTTAGCAAAAGCACACAAAGAGCTTGGGCGCTAG
- a CDS encoding MinD/ParA family ATP-binding protein produces the protein MPVIIVTGRGGAGKTTTTANLSVYFAQKEYRALAIDGDLFLPNLGFHFALENVNYTVHSLLKNPDIDPEWAIYKHPKTGVNVMPGSTRLQDVIGISPKRLRDIVEQMKYKFPVVFVDSPTGIPFDTLPTFEVADYQIIVVEIERSPIYSFEAMVENEINKLKAIGEEYGLKIAVVLNKVRESEEIIEHIVDEITENVGLPVVGVIPFDKYVPESINVGIPILAYKPRSDAAIAFYESGEILEEWIFKKIKKI, from the coding sequence ATGCCGGTTATAATTGTTACCGGGAGAGGAGGAGCGGGTAAAACCACAACCACGGCAAATTTAAGCGTTTATTTTGCTCAAAAAGAGTATAGGGCTCTGGCTATAGATGGCGATCTCTTCTTACCCAACCTCGGGTTCCATTTTGCCTTAGAAAATGTTAATTATACCGTTCATTCCCTTCTCAAAAATCCTGATATTGATCCAGAATGGGCCATTTATAAACACCCAAAGACTGGAGTTAACGTGATGCCCGGGAGTACTAGACTGCAGGATGTAATAGGCATCTCACCTAAACGATTGAGAGACATTGTTGAGCAAATGAAGTACAAGTTTCCGGTAGTCTTTGTTGATTCTCCTACTGGGATTCCGTTTGATACTCTTCCAACTTTTGAAGTTGCTGATTACCAAATAATAGTTGTTGAAATTGAAAGATCGCCAATTTATTCCTTTGAAGCAATGGTTGAGAACGAAATCAACAAGCTTAAGGCAATAGGTGAGGAATACGGGCTGAAGATTGCGGTAGTGCTAAACAAGGTCAGGGAGTCAGAAGAGATTATAGAGCATATAGTAGATGAAATCACTGAAAATGTTGGCCTACCGGTTGTTGGGGTAATACCGTTTGATAAGTACGTGCCGGAATCCATAAACGTTGGAATCCCAATACTCGCATATAAGCCAAGGAGCGATGCTGCTATAGCGTTTTATGAATCTGGAGAAATATTAGAGGAATGGATATTTAAAAAGATTAAAAAGATTTGA
- a CDS encoding TRAM domain-containing protein, with the protein MDRRSLRVPPVKVGERYKVKIEALGKGGDGIARIKGFVIFVPNTKVGDEVEIVINSVKQKFAFGEVLG; encoded by the coding sequence ATGGACAGAAGAAGTCTGAGAGTGCCTCCAGTTAAAGTTGGGGAAAGATACAAGGTGAAGATAGAAGCCCTCGGAAAAGGTGGAGATGGGATAGCAAGAATTAAGGGCTTTGTTATTTTTGTCCCAAACACAAAAGTTGGGGACGAAGTGGAGATTGTTATAAACTCTGTGAAACAGAAGTTTGCATTCGGAGAAGTTCTCGGTTGA